One Lysobacter enzymogenes DNA segment encodes these proteins:
- a CDS encoding non-ribosomal peptide synthetase has protein sequence MSSSPPPSQGNGAHDATAERLARLSPQQRELLLRQLAARKSAGAAAQPIRPRALEPGAPLPLSAAQQRMWFFERLQPGTGAYHVYAHLRLRGALDAGAVQRAFAAVIARHESLRTGFGEVAGEPRQTVAAQVGFAVPTIDLSDLDPQRREAELQRRADEETVRPFDLARPPLLRATLVRLDRDDHALLVVLHHIVSDAWSLGVLFDEFNRFYAAEIGAADVALAPPALQFGDCVLWQREPAHEQTQARQLAFWRDALAGTGGLLDLPTDRPRSSAPLGRGARYAMYLPPELVRAAGDFAKGENATLFMLLLAAFQTVLARNSGQDDVVVGSPVANRGEPGTAPLIGLFVNTLPLRGDLSGEPSLRELLRRTRGHVLDAMSHADAPLERVIDELKIERAPGRTPLFQTLFVLQNAVAEPLRLHGLDTRVFESQEMAARFEITLTLGAASDGGLVGSFDYDRDLFDADTIVRLEQQLETLLRNALAAPDRPLAQLSLLPAAQRAQLLALGDGGAPAPCAHNDLYSLFAAQAARTPDAPALVEPGRALSYRELLHRANGLGRRLRELGAGRESRVAVLTDRSIEALVAVLGVLAAGAAYVPLDPAHPDDRLQFLLEDTAAKALLAPPQWRARAQELGTDVPLLGSDETAPSPQRPCDDIAADDAAYVIYTSGSTGQPKGVTVEHRGAVNLTLGFMAGHDFAGQRLLMIPPLVFDASVGDVFPALASGSALVLHPNPTELGPFELEAFCAEHHVSAIDAPAALWRRWSEGWAARKRDGALLPQLRLMMIGGESVGVEQVRRFAAITDGRVALSNHYGPTETSVCAAMLSTRDGAEFAARELPIGRPLPGVRLYVVDAHGELAPRGAAGELCIGGAGVARGYLNRPEQSAEAFPPDPFAPGGRLYRTGDLARWNADGTLQFLGRRDHQVKLRGFRIELGEIESALEAHPQVEAAAVLLREDRPGDKRLVAYLVADPGSGPAQWREHLARSLPEALLPSAYVRLEAMPLNRNGKIDRKALPEPSEELLEQRPLVEPSTDTERAVLAVWREVLGRERISADDDFFAIGGDSLMTLPLVFKLHAALAVEVPLATVFAAPTLAALARRIDELRAGGGEDEFDLAAQVRLNDDIHPRNAALPAASRAHPRSVLITGATGFLGAYMVRELLDVSDAEILCLVRAGSDEDGLARIRNNLRGYELWREGDEARLRIVPGDLALPRLGLDEAAFDALAQRAEAIFHNGGQVNFLAPYEHLEAANVGGTREVLRLATRHRVKPVHLVSTLGVCLTASNLDRTVRESDPPPRADEQYGGYNQSKWVGEQLALLARERGLPVAIYRPARITGDSHTGASNAGDYFNAWIRGCVQLGRAPHLPDEAFDMAPVDYVGRAIVRIALGAGEANGTFHFYNRRRLAIPDAVRAMREAGLQVEEIDYPQWRRELLAQAAVSRENPLAPFAGLFPEHPNPREPQFDCSASTRAVEPLGLICPPADTALMRLYLRFLQARGVLPAPAEAEA, from the coding sequence ATGAGTTCGTCTCCGCCTCCTTCACAAGGCAACGGTGCGCACGACGCCACCGCCGAGCGCCTGGCGCGGTTGAGCCCGCAGCAGCGCGAGCTGTTGTTGCGGCAACTGGCCGCGCGCAAGAGCGCGGGCGCGGCGGCGCAACCGATCCGGCCGCGCGCGCTCGAACCGGGCGCGCCGCTGCCGCTGTCGGCGGCGCAGCAGCGCATGTGGTTCTTCGAGCGCCTGCAGCCGGGCACCGGCGCGTACCACGTGTACGCGCACCTGCGCCTGCGCGGCGCGCTCGACGCCGGCGCGGTGCAGCGCGCGTTCGCCGCGGTGATCGCGCGCCACGAATCGCTGCGCACCGGCTTCGGCGAAGTCGCCGGCGAGCCGCGCCAGACGGTGGCCGCGCAGGTCGGCTTCGCGGTGCCGACGATCGACCTGAGCGACCTCGACCCGCAGCGCCGCGAGGCCGAGCTGCAGCGCCGCGCCGACGAAGAGACCGTGCGTCCGTTCGACCTGGCCCGGCCGCCGCTGCTGCGCGCGACCCTGGTCCGGCTGGACCGCGACGATCACGCGCTGTTGGTGGTGCTGCACCACATCGTCTCCGACGCCTGGTCGCTGGGCGTGCTGTTCGACGAGTTCAATCGTTTCTATGCCGCCGAGATCGGCGCCGCCGACGTCGCGCTGGCGCCGCCGGCGCTGCAGTTCGGCGATTGCGTGTTGTGGCAGCGCGAGCCCGCGCACGAACAAACCCAGGCGCGGCAGCTGGCGTTCTGGCGCGATGCGCTGGCCGGCACCGGCGGCCTGCTCGATCTGCCCACCGACCGGCCGCGTTCGAGCGCGCCGCTGGGCCGCGGCGCGCGCTACGCGATGTACCTGCCGCCGGAACTGGTGCGCGCCGCCGGCGATTTCGCCAAGGGCGAGAACGCGACCTTGTTCATGCTGTTGCTGGCCGCGTTCCAGACCGTGCTGGCGCGCAACAGCGGCCAGGACGACGTGGTCGTCGGCTCGCCGGTGGCCAACCGCGGCGAGCCGGGCACCGCGCCGCTGATCGGCCTGTTCGTCAACACCCTGCCGTTGCGCGGCGACCTCTCCGGCGAGCCGAGCCTGCGCGAACTGCTGCGCCGCACCCGCGGCCATGTGCTCGACGCGATGAGCCATGCCGACGCGCCGCTGGAGCGGGTGATCGACGAGCTCAAGATCGAGCGCGCGCCCGGGCGCACGCCGCTGTTCCAGACCTTGTTCGTGCTGCAGAACGCGGTCGCCGAACCGCTGCGCCTGCACGGCCTGGACACCCGCGTGTTCGAGTCGCAGGAGATGGCGGCGCGTTTCGAGATCACCCTGACCCTCGGCGCGGCCAGCGACGGCGGCCTGGTCGGCAGCTTCGACTACGACCGCGACCTGTTCGACGCCGACACCATCGTGCGCCTGGAGCAGCAGCTGGAAACCCTGCTGCGCAATGCGCTGGCCGCGCCGGACCGGCCGCTGGCGCAGCTGTCGCTGCTGCCGGCGGCGCAGCGCGCGCAGTTGCTCGCGCTGGGCGACGGCGGCGCGCCCGCGCCGTGCGCGCACAACGATCTGTATTCGCTGTTCGCCGCCCAGGCCGCGCGCACGCCCGACGCGCCGGCGCTGGTCGAGCCCGGCCGCGCGCTGAGCTACCGCGAACTGCTGCATCGCGCCAACGGCCTGGGCCGGCGCCTGCGCGAACTCGGCGCTGGCCGCGAGAGCCGGGTCGCGGTGCTGACCGACCGCTCTATCGAGGCGCTGGTGGCGGTGCTCGGCGTGCTCGCCGCGGGCGCGGCGTATGTGCCGCTGGACCCGGCGCATCCGGACGATCGCCTGCAGTTCCTGCTCGAAGACACCGCGGCCAAGGCGTTGCTGGCGCCGCCGCAGTGGCGCGCGCGCGCGCAGGAGCTCGGCACGGACGTACCGCTGCTCGGCAGCGACGAAACCGCGCCGTCGCCGCAGCGCCCCTGCGACGACATCGCCGCCGACGACGCGGCCTACGTCATCTATACCTCCGGTTCGACCGGCCAGCCCAAGGGCGTGACCGTCGAGCATCGCGGCGCGGTCAACCTGACCCTGGGCTTCATGGCCGGCCACGATTTCGCCGGACAGCGCCTGCTGATGATCCCGCCGTTGGTGTTCGACGCCTCGGTCGGCGACGTGTTCCCGGCGCTGGCCAGCGGTTCGGCGCTGGTGCTGCATCCCAATCCGACCGAGCTCGGCCCGTTCGAGCTGGAAGCGTTCTGCGCCGAGCACCACGTCAGCGCGATCGACGCGCCGGCGGCGCTGTGGCGGCGCTGGAGCGAGGGTTGGGCGGCGCGCAAGCGCGATGGCGCGCTGTTGCCGCAGCTGCGGCTGATGATGATCGGCGGCGAGAGCGTCGGCGTCGAACAGGTGCGCCGTTTCGCCGCGATCACCGACGGTCGGGTGGCGCTGAGCAATCACTACGGGCCGACCGAGACTTCGGTGTGCGCGGCGATGCTGAGCACCCGCGACGGCGCCGAGTTCGCCGCGCGCGAGCTGCCGATCGGGCGGCCGCTGCCGGGCGTGCGCCTGTACGTGGTCGACGCGCACGGCGAACTGGCGCCGCGCGGCGCCGCCGGCGAGCTGTGCATCGGCGGCGCCGGCGTGGCGCGCGGTTATCTCAACCGGCCGGAGCAAAGCGCGGAAGCCTTCCCGCCGGATCCGTTCGCGCCGGGCGGGCGGCTGTACCGCACCGGCGATCTCGCCCGTTGGAACGCCGACGGCACCCTGCAATTCCTCGGCCGCCGCGACCACCAGGTCAAGCTGCGCGGTTTCCGCATCGAGCTGGGCGAAATCGAGAGCGCGCTGGAAGCGCATCCGCAGGTCGAGGCCGCGGCGGTGCTGCTGCGCGAGGATCGTCCCGGCGACAAGCGCCTGGTCGCCTATCTGGTCGCCGACCCAGGCAGCGGCCCGGCGCAGTGGCGCGAACACCTCGCGCGCAGCTTGCCCGAGGCCTTGCTGCCGTCGGCGTATGTGCGGCTCGAGGCCATGCCGCTCAATCGCAACGGCAAGATCGACCGCAAGGCGCTGCCCGAACCGAGCGAGGAACTGCTGGAACAGCGGCCCTTGGTCGAGCCCTCGACCGACACCGAACGCGCGGTGCTGGCGGTGTGGCGCGAGGTGCTGGGCCGCGAGCGGATCAGCGCCGACGACGATTTCTTCGCCATCGGCGGCGATTCGCTGATGACCCTGCCGCTGGTGTTCAAGCTGCATGCCGCGCTCGCCGTGGAGGTGCCGTTGGCGACGGTGTTCGCCGCGCCGACCCTGGCCGCGCTGGCGCGGCGCATCGACGAACTGCGCGCCGGCGGCGGCGAGGACGAGTTCGACCTCGCCGCGCAGGTGCGGCTGAACGACGACATCCATCCGCGCAACGCCGCGTTGCCCGCGGCCTCGCGCGCGCATCCGCGTTCGGTGCTGATCACCGGCGCCACCGGCTTCCTCGGCGCCTACATGGTGCGCGAGCTGCTCGACGTCAGCGACGCCGAGATCCTGTGCCTGGTGCGCGCCGGCAGCGACGAGGACGGGCTCGCGCGCATCCGCAACAACCTGCGCGGCTACGAGCTGTGGCGCGAGGGCGACGAAGCGCGCCTGCGGATCGTGCCGGGCGATCTGGCGCTGCCGCGCCTGGGCCTGGACGAAGCCGCGTTCGATGCGCTGGCGCAGCGCGCCGAGGCGATCTTCCACAACGGCGGCCAGGTCAACTTCCTCGCCCCGTACGAGCACCTGGAAGCGGCCAACGTCGGCGGTACCCGCGAAGTGCTGCGGCTGGCGACCCGCCATCGGGTCAAGCCGGTGCATCTGGTGTCCACGCTCGGCGTCTGCCTGACTGCGTCGAACCTGGACCGCACCGTGCGCGAGTCCGATCCGCCGCCGCGCGCCGACGAACAATACGGCGGTTACAACCAGAGCAAGTGGGTCGGCGAACAGCTGGCGCTGCTGGCGCGCGAACGCGGCCTGCCGGTGGCGATCTACCGCCCGGCGCGCATCACCGGCGACAGCCACACCGGCGCCAGCAACGCCGGCGACTACTTCAACGCCTGGATCAGGGGCTGCGTGCAGCTCGGCCGCGCGCCGCACTTGCCCGACGAAGCCTTCGACATGGCGCCGGTGGATTATGTGGGCCGCGCGATCGTGCGCATCGCCCTCGGCGCGGGCGAGGCCAACGGCACCTTCCACTTCTACAACCGCCGCCGGCTGGCGATTCCCGACGCGGTGCGGGCGATGCGCGAGGCCGGCCTGCAGGTCGAGGAGATCGATTATCCGCAGTGGCGGCGCGAGCTGTTGGCGCAGGCCGCGGTCTCGCGCGAGAACCCGCTGGCGCCGTTCGCCGGCCTGTTCCCCGAGCATCCCAACCCGCGCGAGCCGCAGTTCGATTGCAGCGCCAGCACCCGCGCGGTCGAGCCGCTGGGACTGATCTGCCCGCCGGCCGACACCGCGTTGATGCGGCTGTACCTGCGCTTCCTGCAAGCGCGCGGCGTGCTGCCGGCGCCGGCGGAGGCCGAAGCATGA
- a CDS encoding non-ribosomal peptide synthetase has product MSELDARLAGLSPERRALVLRQLAQRKAAAARPGVVRRERPARLPLSFAQQRLWILDQFEPGSAVYNVPLSQWIDGPLRREPLQRALDEVARRHESLRTVTRSDADGPYQHILAPAQVPLGYADLSDLPAAERDAQAIELARKEAAIGFDLSHGPILRALLVRTGPQRHLLVLNAHHIAIDGWSLGVILEELHALYQAFDAGQPSPLADPQLQYVDYALWQRDEFEHGTLAKQLEYWKERLSGRLPVLELPGDRPRPPRQSPHGAVLRAVLPEDAYERVRQMARREDATAFMVLVAAFQTLLMRYSGQTDQVLGVGVANRGRPELESMVGFFVNMLALRNDLSGDPSFRELLAQVKETTLGAYSNQDLPIERLIEELDLDRAQSHTPLFQSMLFFQNFPGESRTESGLRLNTVAFDTVNQGTSRTDLSLFAVEDRGQLVMMFEYSTALFDEATIAAFAGQLQRLLAAAAEDPARTLGELDILSPLERRQLLRDWNDTAADTPALPLHGLFEAQAARTPAAIAVESGDQRLSYAELDAQAEAVARALAARGVGAGDLVGLYLERSPAMLAALLGTLKAGAAYVPMDPSYPAQRLGYMLEDASMRLVLGDRDLIANLPAGQASLSLKDALADAGAARAPVAVGACDPAYVIFTSGSTGRPKGVRVPHGAAANFLASMAREPGLGETDALCAVTTLSFDIALLELMLPLSVGARVVLADRDTAGDAMALARLIERSRSTVVQATPATWRMLLDAGWHGRADLRLLCGGEALPRELADRLLERCGELWNMYGPTETTVWSTLERVRRDGAICIGKPIANTRVYVVDRALRPLPAGVPGELLIGGDGVALGYLDRPELTAEKFVPDPYAASPDARLYRTGDLARWRRDGRLEVIGRIDHQVKLRGFRIELGEIESVLAQLPGVGQAVVHCREDRPGDKRLVAYVVADGDAPAAGAMREHLRASLPDYMVPSAFATLERFPLTPNGKVDRNALPAPDNGADSERYVAPRNDDEARLAEIWAQTLGIERVGIDDDFFDLGGHSLLATQLLSRINQAFACDARLRTVFEAPTVAGFGQWLQAQYAQMLHDDDGLAGMLDNLEGLSDEEIQALLSEQVATGT; this is encoded by the coding sequence ATGAGCGAGTTGGACGCGCGTTTGGCCGGTTTGTCGCCGGAACGCCGGGCCCTGGTGCTGCGCCAACTGGCGCAGCGCAAGGCCGCCGCGGCGCGGCCCGGCGTGGTGCGGCGCGAGCGTCCCGCGCGCCTGCCGCTGTCGTTCGCGCAGCAGCGCCTGTGGATCCTCGACCAGTTCGAGCCGGGTTCGGCGGTGTACAACGTGCCGCTGTCGCAGTGGATCGACGGCCCGCTGCGGCGCGAGCCGCTGCAGCGCGCGCTCGACGAAGTCGCGCGCCGCCACGAAAGCCTGCGCACGGTCACCCGCAGCGACGCCGACGGCCCGTACCAGCACATCCTGGCGCCGGCGCAGGTGCCGTTGGGCTATGCCGATCTCAGCGACCTGCCGGCCGCCGAGCGCGACGCGCAGGCGATCGAGCTGGCGCGCAAGGAAGCGGCGATCGGTTTCGACCTGAGCCACGGCCCGATCCTGCGCGCGCTGCTGGTGCGCACCGGGCCGCAGCGCCATCTGCTGGTGCTCAACGCCCACCACATCGCCATCGACGGCTGGTCGCTCGGCGTGATCCTGGAAGAGCTGCATGCGCTGTACCAGGCCTTCGACGCCGGTCAGCCCTCGCCGCTGGCGGACCCGCAGCTGCAATACGTCGATTACGCGCTGTGGCAGCGCGACGAGTTCGAGCACGGCACCCTGGCCAAGCAACTGGAGTACTGGAAAGAGCGTCTGTCCGGGCGCCTGCCAGTGCTGGAGCTGCCCGGCGACCGGCCGCGTCCGCCGCGGCAGAGCCCGCACGGCGCGGTGCTGCGCGCGGTGCTGCCGGAAGACGCGTACGAGCGCGTGCGGCAGATGGCGCGGCGCGAGGACGCCACCGCCTTCATGGTGTTGGTGGCGGCGTTCCAGACCCTGCTGATGCGCTACTCCGGGCAGACCGACCAGGTGCTCGGCGTCGGCGTGGCCAACCGCGGCCGGCCCGAGCTGGAGTCGATGGTCGGCTTCTTCGTCAACATGCTGGCGTTGCGCAACGACCTGTCCGGCGATCCCAGCTTCCGCGAACTGCTGGCGCAGGTGAAGGAAACCACCCTGGGCGCGTATTCGAACCAGGACCTGCCGATCGAGCGACTGATCGAAGAGCTCGACCTGGACCGCGCGCAGAGCCACACGCCTTTGTTCCAGTCGATGCTGTTCTTCCAGAACTTCCCCGGCGAGTCGCGCACCGAATCGGGCCTGCGCCTGAACACGGTGGCCTTCGACACGGTCAACCAGGGCACTTCGCGCACCGACTTGTCGCTGTTCGCGGTGGAAGACCGCGGCCAGCTGGTGATGATGTTCGAGTATTCGACCGCGCTGTTCGACGAGGCCACCATCGCCGCGTTCGCCGGCCAGCTGCAGCGCCTGCTCGCGGCGGCGGCCGAAGACCCGGCGCGCACGCTCGGCGAACTCGACATCCTCTCGCCGCTGGAACGCCGGCAACTGCTGCGCGACTGGAACGACACCGCGGCCGACACGCCGGCGTTGCCGCTGCACGGGCTGTTCGAAGCCCAGGCCGCGCGCACGCCCGCGGCGATCGCGGTCGAATCCGGCGATCAGCGGCTGAGCTACGCCGAGCTCGACGCGCAAGCCGAAGCGGTGGCGCGCGCGCTGGCCGCGCGCGGCGTCGGCGCGGGCGATCTGGTCGGCCTGTACCTGGAGCGTTCGCCGGCGATGCTGGCGGCGCTGCTGGGCACGCTCAAGGCCGGCGCGGCGTACGTGCCGATGGACCCGAGCTATCCCGCGCAGCGCCTGGGCTATATGCTCGAGGACGCGTCGATGCGGCTGGTGCTCGGCGACCGCGACCTGATCGCGAATCTGCCCGCAGGGCAGGCCTCGCTGAGCCTCAAGGACGCGCTCGCCGACGCCGGCGCTGCGCGCGCGCCGGTCGCGGTCGGCGCGTGCGATCCGGCCTATGTGATCTTCACTTCCGGCTCGACCGGCCGGCCCAAGGGCGTGCGCGTACCGCACGGCGCGGCGGCCAACTTCCTCGCCTCGATGGCGCGCGAGCCGGGCCTGGGCGAAACCGACGCGCTGTGCGCGGTGACCACGCTGTCGTTCGACATCGCCCTGCTGGAATTGATGCTGCCGCTGAGCGTCGGCGCGCGCGTGGTGCTGGCCGACCGCGACACCGCCGGCGACGCGATGGCGCTGGCGCGCTTGATCGAGCGCTCGCGCAGCACCGTGGTCCAGGCGACCCCGGCGACCTGGCGCATGCTGCTCGACGCCGGCTGGCACGGCCGCGCCGACCTGCGCCTGCTGTGCGGCGGCGAAGCGCTGCCGCGCGAGCTGGCCGACCGCCTGCTGGAGCGTTGCGGCGAATTGTGGAACATGTACGGCCCGACCGAGACCACGGTGTGGTCGACGCTGGAGCGCGTGCGCCGCGACGGCGCGATCTGCATCGGCAAGCCGATCGCCAACACCCGCGTCTACGTGGTCGACCGCGCGCTGCGGCCGCTGCCGGCCGGGGTGCCGGGCGAGCTGCTGATCGGCGGCGACGGCGTCGCCCTAGGCTATCTCGACCGGCCCGAGCTGACCGCCGAGAAGTTCGTGCCCGATCCTTACGCCGCTTCGCCGGACGCGCGCCTGTACCGCACCGGCGACCTCGCGCGTTGGCGCCGCGACGGCCGGCTGGAAGTCATCGGCCGCATCGATCACCAGGTCAAGCTGCGCGGTTTCCGCATCGAGCTGGGCGAGATCGAATCGGTGCTGGCGCAGTTGCCCGGCGTCGGCCAGGCGGTCGTGCATTGCCGCGAGGACCGTCCCGGCGACAAGCGCCTGGTCGCGTATGTCGTCGCCGACGGCGATGCGCCGGCGGCCGGCGCGATGCGCGAACACCTGCGCGCGAGCCTGCCCGACTACATGGTGCCTAGCGCGTTCGCGACGCTCGAGCGTTTCCCGCTCACGCCCAACGGCAAGGTCGACCGCAACGCATTGCCGGCGCCGGACAACGGCGCCGACAGCGAGCGTTACGTCGCCCCCCGCAACGACGACGAGGCGCGGTTGGCGGAGATCTGGGCGCAGACGCTGGGAATCGAGCGGGTCGGCATCGACGACGACTTCTTCGACCTCGGCGGCCATTCGCTGCTGGCGACCCAGTTGCTCAGCCGCATCAACCAGGCCTTCGCCTGCGATGCGCGGCTGCGCACGGTGTTCGAGGCGCCGACCGTGGCCGGCTTCGGCCAGTGGCTGCAGGCGCAGTACGCGCAGATGTTGCACGACGACGACGGGCTGGCCGGGATGCTCGACAACCTGGAAGGCCTCAGCGACGAGGAGATCCAGGCGCTGCTGTCCGAACAGGTCGCGACTGGAACCTGA